CATGGAAGTGACATCGCTGCAGTTCTTCATTAGTCAGGCCGGCATGCTCGCGCCCGAACACCAGGGCGATCTCTTCGCCCTTGGTGGCGTGTTCCACAGCCTTGGCCCCGCACTCGCGGGGACCGATCAACGGCCAGGGGATGCTGCGCTCACGCGCACTGGTACCCATGACCAGGCTGCAACCGACCAGTGCGTCTTCGAGGCTTTCGACCACCTGCGCACCGGCCAGCACATCATCGGCACCCGAGGCACGCGCACTGGCTTCGCTGGAGGGGAAGTCTTTTGGCTGCACCAGCACCAGACGCGACAAGCCCATGTTTTTCATGGCACGCGCAGCGCCGCCGATGTTGCCGGGGTGGCTGGTATTGACCAGAACAACACGAATATTTTGCAGCAAGGTGTTGTGCTCACAGATGCGGTTTTTGAGGGTTACGATCTTACAGAACCGACCAGCGTAACGCCATGAAAGCAAATGTGACACTTCAGCCGACAAATTTTTCTGCTAGAATGTGCGGCTTTCTTCTTTAACATCTCCAGGTGACCCCCCCATGCAGCCTATGCTGAATATCGCCCTGCGCGCCGCTCGCAGCGCCAGTGAACTGATTTTCCGCTCCATCGAACGCCTGGATACCATCAAGGTCGACGAGAAAGAGGCTAAGGACTACGTCTCCGAGGTTGATCGCGCCGCCGAGCAGAGCATCGTCAACGCCCTGCGCAAAGCCTACCCGAACCACTCCATCCAGGGCGAAGAAACCGGCCTGCACGCCGGCACCGGCGAAGAAGGCAAGGACTACCTGTGGATCATCGACCCGCTCGATGGCACCACCAACTTCCTGCGCGGCATCCCGCACTTCGCCGTCAGCATCGCTTGCAAATACCGTGGTCGCCTTGAGCACGCCGTGATCGTCGACCCGGTTCGCCAGGAAGAATTCACCGCCAGCCGTGGCCGTGGCGCACAACTGAATGGTCGCCGCCTGCGCGTGAGCTCGCGCACCAGCCTGGAAGGCGCCCTGCTGGGTACCGGCTTCCCGTTCCGTGACAACCAGATGGCTGACATGGACAACTACCTGGGCATGTTCCGCGCACTGACCGGCCAGACCGCCGGCATCCGCCGTGCCGGCTCCGCCTCGCTGGACCTGGCCTACGTTGCCGCCGGCCGTTTCGATGCCTTCTGGGAATCGGGCCTGTCCGAGTGGGACATGGCTGCGGGCGTACTGCTGATTCAGGAAGCAGGCGGCCTGGTCAGCGACTTCAACGGTGGCCACGACTTCCTCGACAAAGGCCACATCGTTGCCGGCAACATCAAGTGCTTCAAGGCCGTGCTGACTGCCATTCAGCCGCATCTGCCAGAGCACATGAAGCGCTAAGCGCGGATTGCAGGCATCAAAAAGCGCCCCTCGGGGCGCTTTTTTTTGGCAGGCGGTTTTGTGCCTGCCTCACTGGCCTCATCGCGGATAAATCCGCTCCTACAGACGGCACACCCTGTAGGAGCGGATTTATCCGCGATGAGGCCAGTGCGACCAACATCAGTTCAGGATCACTCCCCGGCCTGGCTGAGAATCAACTTGCCATTCTTGTCCAGCGGAATGGTCGAACCCGGCTCGCGATCCATCTTCACCTTGCCTACCTGATCACCAATGGAATAGGTGACATTGTAGCCCACCACCTTCTCACTGATGTCATTCACTGTGTTGCAGCGAGTTTGCGTAGTGGTGTAGGTATCACGCTCCTGCATGCCCTCCTGGACCTTGTTACCGGCATAACCGCCACCGACCGCACCGGCCACGGTGGCAATCTTCTTGCCCGTGCCGCCGCCGATCTGGTTACCCAGCAAACCACCGGCAATGGCACCCACCACGGTACCGGCAATCTGGTGCTGGTCCTTGACCGGGGCCTGACGGGTTACCGTTACATCCTTGCAGACCTCACGCGGTGTCTTCACCTGCTGTTTGATCGGCTGAACATCGGTGACCTGGGCATACTCGGGGCCTTTGTTCACCAAGCTGTAGGTCGCCACAGCACCTCCGGCGGTTACACCGACAGCACCTAGTACCGCACCCACCAGCATTGATTTATTCACGTGAACCTCCTGATCGTACCCGCGGGGGCTACCCCGCCTTCTCCCAGCCTTGGAGCAAAAAAAAAGGCGCGAGTTCAACACTCGCGCCTTTCTGATCGCCGAACGGCGTAGGACCAGGCGTTACGGACGCTCGTCCACACCGTCAGTCTTGGCAGGAGGGATCAGGTCTTCACTGTTCAGGTTCAGCCAGATCAACACCACGTTGGCGATGTAGATCGACGAGTAGGTACCCGCCATGACGCCGATGAACAGCGCCAGGGAGAAGCCAAACAGGTTGTCGCCACCAAAGAACAGCAGCGCAGCAATGGCCAGCAGGGTCGACACTGAAGTGGCGATGGTGCGCAACAGGGTCTGGGTGGTCGAGACGTTGATATTCTCGATCAGCGAGGCCTTGCGCATTACACGGAAGTTCTCGCGCACACGGTCGAACACGACGATGGTGTCGTTGAGCGAGTAGCCGATGATGGCCAGTACCGCCGCCAGCACCGTCAGGTCGAAGGTGATCTGGAAGAACGACAGGATACCCAGAGTCACCACTACGTCGTGGATCAGCGAAACGATCGCGCCCACGGCGAATTTCCACTGGAAGCGGAAGGCCAGGTAAATAAGGATACCGCCCAACGCCAGCAGCATGCCCATGCCGCCCTGGTCGCGCAGTTCTTCACCCACCTGCGGGCCAACGAACTCGACACGCTTGATGGTGGCAGGGTTGTCGCCACCGGCAGCCTGCAGGGCCGCGGCAACCTTGTTACCCAGTTGCGGGTCATCACCCGGCATACGCACCAGCAGGTCGGTGGTGGCGCCGAAGCTCTGCACCACAGCCTCGTGGAAGCCCGAACTCACCAGCTCGGTACGCACCTTTTGCAGGTCGGCCGGGCGCTCGTAGGTCAGCTCGATCAGCGTACCGCCGGTGAAATCCAGGCCAAAGTTAAGGCCCTTCTGCCACCAGCTGAACAGTGCCAGCACGGTGAGGAGCACGGTAATGCCGAACGCGACATTACGTACACCCATGAAGTTGATGGTTTTCATGTCAGCTCCTCAAACCCACAGCTTCTTGATGTCACGCCCGCCACAGGTCAGGTTGACCATGGCGCGGGTCACCATGACGGCGGTGAACATCGAGGTGAAAATCCCGAGGGACATGGTGACGGCAAAGCCCTTGACCGGGCCGGTACCCATGGCGAACAGGATACCGCCGACCAGCAGACTGGTCAGGTTGGCGTCGATGATCGCGGTATAGGCACGGTTGAAGCCTTCATGGATGGCGCGCTGCACCGACATGCCGGCCTTCAGCTCTTCGCGGATACGCGAGAAGATCAGCACGTTGGCGTCGACCGCCATACCCATGGTCAACACGATACCCGCAATACCCGGCAGGGTCAGGGTTGCGCCCAACAGCGACATCAGCGCCAGCAGCAGCACCATGTTGCCCGCCAGGGCAACGGTGGCGATCACGCCAAAGCCACGGTAGATGGCGATGATGAACAGCGAGACGAACAGCATGCCCCACAGGGAGGCGTCGATACCCTTGGTGATGTTGTCGGCACCCAGGCTTGGGCCGATGGTACGCTCTTCAGCGAAGTACATCGGCGCGGCCAGGCCACCGGCACGCAGCAGCAGGGCCAGTTCGGACGATTCGCCCTGGCCATTCAGGCCGGTGATACGGAACTGGCTGCCCAGCGGCGACTGGATGGTCGCCAGGCTGATGATTTTCTTCTCTTCCTGGAAGCTTTGTACCGCCACTTCCTTCTCGACGCCGTCAACGGTCTGCTTGACGTAGCGGGTGACCGGCTTCTGCTCGATGAAGATCACCGCCATGCTGCGGCCCACGTTGGTGCGGGTAGCGCGACTCATCAGCTCGCCACCGTGGCCATCCAGGCGGATGTTCACCTGCGGGCGGCCATGCTCATCGAAGCTGGCCTGGGCGTCGGTAACCTGGTCACCGGTGATGATCAGGCCACGCTCGACCTGGGCAGAACGATTACCTTCACGGAATTCGAACACCTCGGTAGTGGCTTTCGACGCACCGGGTTCGGCACCAAAGCGGAACTCCAGGTTGGCGGTCTTGCCGAGAATACGCTTGGCTTCGGCAGTGTCCTGCACGCCTGGCAGCTCGACCACGATGCGGTTGGCGCCCTGGCGCTGTACCAGCGGCTCGGCCACGCCCAGCTCGTTCACCCGGTTACGCACGGTGGTGAGGTTCTGCTTGATCGAGTATTCGCGGATCTCGGCGACTTTCGCCTGAGTCAGCGCCAGACGCAGCACGGCGAGCTCGTTGCGCTCGTTGGTGGTCAGGTCGAAATCGTTGAAATTCTTGCGGATCAGGGCACGTGCCTGCTCGCGGGTGGCATCGTCACTGAAGCCCAGCATGATCCCGCCATCCTGCTGCGGCAGGCTGCGGTAGCGGATGCGCTCTTTGCGCAGCAAGGTCTTGACCTCGCCTTCATAGACTTTCATGCGGGCGCTCATGGCTTTGTCCATGTCCACTTCCAGCAGGAAGTGCACACCACCGGACAGGTCCAGGCCCAGCTTCATCGGGCTTGCGCCCAGGTTGCGCAGCCATTGCGGGGTAGTTTGGGCCAGGTTCAGGGCCACGACGTAATCATCGCCCAGTGCCTTGCGCACTACATCCTTGGCTGGCAGTTGGTCTTCCTGGTTGGTCAGGCGCACCAGCGCACTGCCCTTCTCGCCCAGGCTGCCGCTCTTCACGGTGATACCGGCATCGACCAGCGCCTTGGTGGCACGGTCAAGGTCGCCCTGGCTTACATGCAGCGCCGAGCTGGCACCGCTGATTTGCACGGCCGGGTCATCCGGGTAGAGGTTGGGAGCGGAATAAATAAAACCGACCGCCAGTACCAGCACGATCAGTGCGTATTTCCACAGAGGGTATTTGTTCAGCATCACGCCGCCCGTTCAAGACGCGGGGCGCTTTGCGCGCCCCGACTGGAAAAATGAAACCGGTAACTCAGATAGCCTTGAGCGTACCTTTTGGCAGGGTCGCGGCAATGGCGCCCTTCTGGAACTTCAGCTCGACGGTGTCGGACACTTCCAGTACCACGAAGTCATCGGAAACCTTGACGATCTTGCCGGCGATACCGCCGTTGGTGACAACTTCGTCACCTTTCTGCAAGTTGCTGAGCAGGTTCTTCTGCTCTTTGGCACGCTTGGCCTGCGGGCGCCAGATCATCAGGTAGAAGATGACCAGGAAACCAACCAGGAAGATCCACTCAAAACCGGTACCAGCTGGGCCGGCGGCCGGTGCAGCAGCGTCCGCGTAGGCGGCGGGGATGAAGAAGCTCATTGGGCACTCCTAATGTGAACTTTCTAATAATGGATGCGAACAGTCAGTCCAAAGGCGGCACAGGCAGCCCGCGTTTGGCGTAGAAGGCGTCGACAAAGGCGGCCAATTTACCCTGTTGAATAGCCTCGCGTAAACCGGCCATCAAGCGCTGGTAATGGCGCAAGTTGTGGATGGTATTCAGCATGCTGCTCAGCATTTCGCCGCACTTGTCCAGGTGATGGAGGTAAGCACGGGAGAAGTTGGTGCAGGTGTAGCAATCACAGGTCGGATCCAGCGGCGAATCATCGTGGCGATGGAACGCGTTGCGGATCTTGATCACCCCTGTATCGACGAACAGATGGCCGTTGCGCGCATTGCGCGTGGGCATCACGCAGTCGAACATGTCGACGCCGCGGCGCACACCCTCAACCAGATCTTCCGGTTTGCCTACCCCCATAAGGTAACGAGGTTTGTCAGCGGGCATTTGCGCCGGCAGGTAGTCCAGCACTTTGATCATTTCGTGCTTGGGCTCACCCACCGACAGGCCGCCGATGGCCAGGCCGTCGAAGTCGATGTTGACCAGCGCTTCGAGCGAGCGCATGCGCAGGTCTTGATACATTCCGCCCTGAACGATGCCGAACAGCGCAGCGGTGTTGTCACCGTGGGCGTTCTTAGAGCGCTGGGCCCAGCGCAGCGACAGCTCCATGGAGGTACGTGCCACGTCGTGCTCGGCCGGGTACGGGGTGCATTCGTCGAAGATCATGACGATGTCGGAGCCCAGATCGCGCTGCACCTGCATCGATTCTTCAGGGCCCATGAACACTTTCGAGCCATCGACCGGCGAGGCGAACGTCACGCCCTCTTCCTTGATCTTGCGCATGGCGCCCAGGCTGAACACCTGGAAACCACCGGAGTCGGTAAGGATCGGGCCTTTCCACTGCATGAAATCATGCAGGCCATTGTGCTTCTTGATCACCTCGGTGCCCGGGCGCAGCCACAGGTGGAAGGTGTTGCCGAGGATGATCTCGGCACCGATGGCCTCGATGTCACGCGGCAGCATGCCCTTGACCGTGCCGTAGGTGCCCACCGGCATGAACGCCGGGGTCTCGACCGTGCCACGGGGGAAAGTCAGCCGGCCACGACGGGCTTTGCCGTCAGTGGCCAGCAGTTCGAAGGACATTCGACAGGTGCGACTCATGCTTGATCCTCTGGGCCGCGGGGCGCCGGATTGCGGGTGATGAACATGGCATCACCGTAACTGAAGAAGCGGTAACCGTGCTCGACCGCCGCCGCATAGGCAGCCATGGTCTCGGGGTAACCGGCGAAGGCCGAGACCAGCATCAGCAGCGTGGACTCCGGCAAGTGGAAGTTGGTGACCAAGGCGTCGACCACATGGAACGGGCGACCCGGGTAGATGAAGATATCGGTGTCGCCGCTGAACGCCTTGAGCACGCCGTCGCGCGCAGCGCTTTCCAGCGAGCGCACGCTGGTGGTGCCGACCGCGATCACGCGGCCGCCACGGGCACGGCAGGCCTCGATGGCATCGACCACGTCCTGGCTCACTTCGAGCCACTCTTTATGCATGTGGTGGTCTTCGATCTTGTCGACCCGCACCGGCTGGAAGGTGCCGGCACCCACGTGCAAGGTGACGAAGGCGCGTTCAACGCCCTTGGCGGCGATTTTTTCCAGCAATGCTTCATCGAAGTGCAGGCCGGCAGTCGGCGCGGCTACCGCGCCAGCGCGCTCGGCGTAAACCGTCTGGTAACGCTCACGGTCGGCGCCCTCATCAGGGCGGTCGATGTAAGGCGGCAGCGGCATGTGGCCGACGCGGTCGAGCAGCGGCAGCACTTCTTCAGTGAAGCGCAGCTCGAACAACGTGTCGTGGCGGGCAACCATTTCGGCCTCGCCACCGCCATCGATAAGGATCATCGCGCCTTCTTTAGGCGCCTTGCTGGCACGCACATGGGCCAGCACACGATGGCTGTCGAGCACGCGCTCGACCAGCACTTCCAGCTTGCCGCCGGAAGCTTTCTGGCCAAACAGCCGCGCCGGGATGACCCGGGTGTTGTTGAACACCATCAGGTCGCCAGGCTGCAGGTACTCGAGCAAATCCGGGAATTGCTTGTGCGCCAACGCCCCGCTCGGCCCATCGAGGACCAGCAGACGGCTGCCATGGCGCTCGGCCAGCGGGTGGCGGGCGATCAGGGAATCGGGGAGTTCGAAAGAAAAATCGGCGACGCGCATGATGATGTTCGGGTTCGACAGGGCCGGGAAGTTTAGCCCAATGCGTGAAAATTGACCATGAAAGCCGATTGACCGACACGCGGCACCTCTCTATACTGCGCGCCACACGCCCTGATGGCGGAATTGGTAGACGCGGCGGATTCAAAATCCGTTTTCGAAAGGAGTGGGAGTTCGAGTCTCCCTCGGGGCACCAATACGTGTACATAGCCGTCCAATGACGGCTACGCAATACCCCTAAAGCCCGCTAACTGCGGGCTTTTTGGTCTCTGGGGTTCCACCCCCGTCCCTTGTCAGCCACTCTCTTTTTGGTACATTTTCTGTACAGATTCCAGTTCGAGGATTGGAGGTGTACAGATATGCCCCTCACCACCTTGCAAATCAAAGGCTCCAAGCCGACCGACAAGCAATACATGCTTGGTGATAGTTCGGGTCTTGGCCTACTGGTTCACCCCAACGGAAGCAAGTATTGGCATTTTCGGTACACCTTCCGTGGCCGAGCGATGAAGATGTCGCTCGGTGTCTGGCCGGTAGTGTCGCTACAGGAGGCTCGTGACAAGGCCGCAGAGTGCCGACGACTTGTGAAAAACGACATCAACCCGGGAGCAAAGGCTCGGGCTGATAAACGTGAAAAGCGAGAAGCCGGACTCAATACTTTCAAGCGCGCAGCTGAATACTGGTATCAGTTCAAAGCTGACTCTGGCCGCGCACGGGCGACACTGAAGAAGATTCGCGACTACCTAGACAAGGATCTCCTACCAGCGCTGGGCTCTAAGCAACTGGAGGAAATCACACGAGCTGACTGCGCTCGGTTGCAAGCCAGCATCGAAAAGCGTGGTGCTTTCAATGTTGCCGACAAAGCACGCACTTGGCTCAAGCAGATCTTCAGCCAGGCAATAGCGCGCGGATTGTGCGAGCACAATCCAGCTTCAGAGCTTCATACGATCGCTTTAGCACCTCCCCCACCCCAGCACTACCCCCACCTGCGCGAAAGCGAGCTTCCGGAATTCCTTCAAGCACTGAGCAAGACCACTAGCCGCCTACCTGCTCGAGTGGCCACCTGGATGGCTATCCTCACTGCCGCTCGCCCTGGCATGGTCCGCTATGCGACTTGGGAAGATATCGATTTTGAGGAAGGTACGTGGACCGTTCCGGCAGAGCGAATGAAGATGCGCCGGGATTACACTTCCCCACTCCCGAACCAGCTTCTTGCGATGCTGATCAAACTTCACCAACTAACCGGCCTCAGTCGCTATCTATTTCCCGGAAACGGTAATAAGCGCCCCGTGATCTGCGAGAACACGATCAACCTCGTCTTCGTGAAGATTGGCTATGAGGGGTGCATAGTGAGCCACGGTGTACGGCACACGGCGAGCACCCTGCTGCGGGAGCATGGATGGTTGAAGGATCATGTGGAAAGTCAGCTGGCCCATGTCGAAGGCGGCATTGCCGGTGAGTACAACCAAGCGCTGTACATGACACAAAGGCGAATCATGATGCAGTGGTACGCCGACTACCTCGACGCACTCCGGGAGGGGATGACCCTCAGCTTGCGTGATCAGTTTGACACCCGAGTCAATCAGTTTCTCTCCCACAAGGCGTCAGTGCTATTGGGCCCCAGTGCTAGTAGCGTTAATCGCTGCGAGCTGGAAGAACAACGCGGCGCGTATCAGCGATAGTTCGACCGTAAGGTCTTCGAGGCTTTGTTTTCCTCGCGGGTCCATCGAAACAGGGCTGCAAAGCCGCCCTGTTTCGATGGACCTCACCTAAAAATCAAAAAAGCCCAATCGGCCACTGGAAACTACGGGATTCCGTACACGCCCAATGCCATTTTCAACCACAAAATCCTGCGGGCGAGTCGCTTGACCCTCTTGGATTGCGGGCGTAGAAAAGACAGTGCAAAGGCTGTCGTTGACAGCACCCCAGGTGACCCGAGCCTTCAAGGTCACGCCGCTCGCGCGGTGGTTCAGCCCAAGTACGATTCGCATCCGGCAGCTCGTACGGTCACTACCCATGTGATGGATGCTCTTACACATATGGCCCTCGTGCGCCAGCTACACCGTACCTCGCTGCCCTGCAGCAACCTATCCGCTTGGCCGACTATTGCGCCAACCTGTGCCCGTCTCTTTCTTCTGGAAAGAGACGGGCACTTCTACCACTGCTGCAGCCCTGATCGCACAAGGCTTTGCGGCATTCCCCCTCGTGACAATCGGCGTGACAAACGCCGATGTCACCAGCAACAGCGCTGTAGATGATGGTGCCGCAGACCAAGGAAT
The genomic region above belongs to Pseudomonas sp. PSKL.D1 and contains:
- a CDS encoding glycine zipper 2TM domain-containing protein, coding for MNKSMLVGAVLGAVGVTAGGAVATYSLVNKGPEYAQVTDVQPIKQQVKTPREVCKDVTVTRQAPVKDQHQIAGTVVGAIAGGLLGNQIGGGTGKKIATVAGAVGGGYAGNKVQEGMQERDTYTTTQTRCNTVNDISEKVVGYNVTYSIGDQVGKVKMDREPGSTIPLDKNGKLILSQAGE
- the suhB gene encoding type III secretion system regulator SuhB, whose product is MQPMLNIALRAARSASELIFRSIERLDTIKVDEKEAKDYVSEVDRAAEQSIVNALRKAYPNHSIQGEETGLHAGTGEEGKDYLWIIDPLDGTTNFLRGIPHFAVSIACKYRGRLEHAVIVDPVRQEEFTASRGRGAQLNGRRLRVSSRTSLEGALLGTGFPFRDNQMADMDNYLGMFRALTGQTAGIRRAGSASLDLAYVAAGRFDAFWESGLSEWDMAAGVLLIQEAGGLVSDFNGGHDFLDKGHIVAGNIKCFKAVLTAIQPHLPEHMKR
- the trmJ gene encoding tRNA (cytosine(32)/uridine(32)-2'-O)-methyltransferase TrmJ — protein: MLQNIRVVLVNTSHPGNIGGAARAMKNMGLSRLVLVQPKDFPSSEASARASGADDVLAGAQVVESLEDALVGCSLVMGTSARERSIPWPLIGPRECGAKAVEHATKGEEIALVFGREHAGLTNEELQRCHFHVHIPSNPDFSSLNLAAAVQVLSYEVRMAWLAAEGSAPQVEKGDASELATMDEMELFYDHLEKTLVDIGFLDPAKPKHLMARLRRLYGRSSVERPEMSILRGILTETQKVARGEPHKRKG
- a CDS encoding tyrosine-type recombinase/integrase, which translates into the protein MPLTTLQIKGSKPTDKQYMLGDSSGLGLLVHPNGSKYWHFRYTFRGRAMKMSLGVWPVVSLQEARDKAAECRRLVKNDINPGAKARADKREKREAGLNTFKRAAEYWYQFKADSGRARATLKKIRDYLDKDLLPALGSKQLEEITRADCARLQASIEKRGAFNVADKARTWLKQIFSQAIARGLCEHNPASELHTIALAPPPPQHYPHLRESELPEFLQALSKTTSRLPARVATWMAILTAARPGMVRYATWEDIDFEEGTWTVPAERMKMRRDYTSPLPNQLLAMLIKLHQLTGLSRYLFPGNGNKRPVICENTINLVFVKIGYEGCIVSHGVRHTASTLLREHGWLKDHVESQLAHVEGGIAGEYNQALYMTQRRIMMQWYADYLDALREGMTLSLRDQFDTRVNQFLSHKASVLLGPSASSVNRCELEEQRGAYQR
- the queA gene encoding tRNA preQ1(34) S-adenosylmethionine ribosyltransferase-isomerase QueA, which gives rise to MRVADFSFELPDSLIARHPLAERHGSRLLVLDGPSGALAHKQFPDLLEYLQPGDLMVFNNTRVIPARLFGQKASGGKLEVLVERVLDSHRVLAHVRASKAPKEGAMILIDGGGEAEMVARHDTLFELRFTEEVLPLLDRVGHMPLPPYIDRPDEGADRERYQTVYAERAGAVAAPTAGLHFDEALLEKIAAKGVERAFVTLHVGAGTFQPVRVDKIEDHHMHKEWLEVSQDVVDAIEACRARGGRVIAVGTTSVRSLESAARDGVLKAFSGDTDIFIYPGRPFHVVDALVTNFHLPESTLLMLVSAFAGYPETMAAYAAAVEHGYRFFSYGDAMFITRNPAPRGPEDQA
- the secD gene encoding protein translocase subunit SecD, encoding MLNKYPLWKYALIVLVLAVGFIYSAPNLYPDDPAVQISGASSALHVSQGDLDRATKALVDAGITVKSGSLGEKGSALVRLTNQEDQLPAKDVVRKALGDDYVVALNLAQTTPQWLRNLGASPMKLGLDLSGGVHFLLEVDMDKAMSARMKVYEGEVKTLLRKERIRYRSLPQQDGGIMLGFSDDATREQARALIRKNFNDFDLTTNERNELAVLRLALTQAKVAEIREYSIKQNLTTVRNRVNELGVAEPLVQRQGANRIVVELPGVQDTAEAKRILGKTANLEFRFGAEPGASKATTEVFEFREGNRSAQVERGLIITGDQVTDAQASFDEHGRPQVNIRLDGHGGELMSRATRTNVGRSMAVIFIEQKPVTRYVKQTVDGVEKEVAVQSFQEEKKIISLATIQSPLGSQFRITGLNGQGESSELALLLRAGGLAAPMYFAEERTIGPSLGADNITKGIDASLWGMLFVSLFIIAIYRGFGVIATVALAGNMVLLLALMSLLGATLTLPGIAGIVLTMGMAVDANVLIFSRIREELKAGMSVQRAIHEGFNRAYTAIIDANLTSLLVGGILFAMGTGPVKGFAVTMSLGIFTSMFTAVMVTRAMVNLTCGGRDIKKLWV
- the tgt gene encoding tRNA guanosine(34) transglycosylase Tgt; amino-acid sequence: MSFELLATDGKARRGRLTFPRGTVETPAFMPVGTYGTVKGMLPRDIEAIGAEIILGNTFHLWLRPGTEVIKKHNGLHDFMQWKGPILTDSGGFQVFSLGAMRKIKEEGVTFASPVDGSKVFMGPEESMQVQRDLGSDIVMIFDECTPYPAEHDVARTSMELSLRWAQRSKNAHGDNTAALFGIVQGGMYQDLRMRSLEALVNIDFDGLAIGGLSVGEPKHEMIKVLDYLPAQMPADKPRYLMGVGKPEDLVEGVRRGVDMFDCVMPTRNARNGHLFVDTGVIKIRNAFHRHDDSPLDPTCDCYTCTNFSRAYLHHLDKCGEMLSSMLNTIHNLRHYQRLMAGLREAIQQGKLAAFVDAFYAKRGLPVPPLD
- the yajC gene encoding preprotein translocase subunit YajC, with protein sequence MSFFIPAAYADAAAPAAGPAGTGFEWIFLVGFLVIFYLMIWRPQAKRAKEQKNLLSNLQKGDEVVTNGGIAGKIVKVSDDFVVLEVSDTVELKFQKGAIAATLPKGTLKAI
- the secF gene encoding protein translocase subunit SecF, which gives rise to MKTINFMGVRNVAFGITVLLTVLALFSWWQKGLNFGLDFTGGTLIELTYERPADLQKVRTELVSSGFHEAVVQSFGATTDLLVRMPGDDPQLGNKVAAALQAAGGDNPATIKRVEFVGPQVGEELRDQGGMGMLLALGGILIYLAFRFQWKFAVGAIVSLIHDVVVTLGILSFFQITFDLTVLAAVLAIIGYSLNDTIVVFDRVRENFRVMRKASLIENINVSTTQTLLRTIATSVSTLLAIAALLFFGGDNLFGFSLALFIGVMAGTYSSIYIANVVLIWLNLNSEDLIPPAKTDGVDERP